The DNA region ATTGGTCACCTGGTATAGCACTGCATTTGCGGTATGAGTCTCATGAAACACAAGGCATGTGACTTGTAGAAGCAAGCTACAATGGCATtgttgcttcagcaaatgtgtttgtttctctTCTCACACTTTCTTTTGTTAACAACACTGGTTAGTTAGGTTTATGGTAGGGTTTAGGGTGTATGTGATCATATTAACAGTTCAGCACTAATCATCATTacatttaatttctgaactgtcaTGAAACATAAAACAACCAATGTGATAAAGCATTTCCAGAGGAAAGTtcatctgtttcagataaaactgaaCTTTAAGTGCTACTCAATGCACATATTACTTTGAAAATGTTACGAAACATTTTTCTGAGTCTTGAGTGGCAGCATTTTTGGGAACATAAGCAGAATTTAAATTTCAAGAGATTTGGTGAAGAAAAAGATCATCAAGGAATAATGAGGGTGATTAAACAATGGCACAGTTGTCATTTTGGTGCAAACTATACTTTTGGTTACCAAGTGGCTTTTAACATGGTTACACTGGTAAAACAGGTTGACCTGCAACAATAACCAGCTTGTGCCAGAAACAGACCAGGACTAATCATCTAAAACAAAACCACTTTGGAATTTAAGCTGGTCCAAACTGGTCTAAACTaatatgttttttgaacattaaatgcCTTTGTATAAATTTGAAATTGTCTTCACGCAGAGAAACCAGACAGTGTATCCATAAATTTAGTAAATCACAGCAGTCCAGTGGCGGAAGGAAGAGAGTACCAGCTACAGTGTGAGGTGCAGAACGTCGCACCTGTCCAGTACCTTGTTTTGCGATGGTACAGAGGAAAAACTGAGGTTTACAACCACTCGTTCTCAGAGTTATCCCCTGCAACACCAGTCCAGGTGTCCTCCACCTTGCTGATTGTCCCAAACAGAGCTGATGATGGAGCTCAATACAGGTGTGAAGCACAGCTGGAACTGGGAGCGGAAGGACCTCAACCTCCTCCAACAGTTCAGTCTGATGTTCTCAACATTGCTGTTCAATGTAGGTGAATAAAGTCATCAATACTCAATAGTGAAGACATTTTAGCTATTAATGTTAAACCTTTGTTCAATTTTGTTTTTTATCAGACCCGCCGATCTTCCGCAGACCAGAGGAAGAGACACTGGACATCAGTGTGGATAGTGAAACGGTGCTGGATTGTACTGCGGAGGGTAACCCACCTCCTGTGTATGTCTGGTCCTCCTCAAACCTTCAGGAGAAGGCTGATCAGCCTGTTTTGACAGCTGCATCTTTGAGCCCAGGACTATATACATGCACTGCATCCAATATCCTGGGGAAAAAGAGCAAACAGTTTGTCATCAAGCACAAATCCAAAGGTGAGAGCAATAAAGCACtagaaatttaaatattaatgtattttctaATCAAGGCAACATGATGCACTTAGTTACTTGAGTTCTCTCTTAAagtgatagctcacccaaaaattctgtcattaattactcaccctcatgtcgtttcaaacctttAGGACGtgtgtttatcttcagaacaaattaagatattttggatgaattccaagagctctctgaccctcccacaCACAGCCAGGATCCTGTCACAATAAAGGCACGgaaacatagcaaggagatcgttaaaatagtccatgtgacatcaggggttcagctgtaattttacgaagctatgagaatactttttgtgtgcaaagaaaacataatttcaacagtttgttttctttgtttaaatCCAAGCGTAAACAATGTAGAAAATGTATGCGCGTAACGCAGCTGACACAGAGCAGCATACGCTGTTTACGTTCAGTGGATACTCTGCAAAATGGCGCTATATGGTGACGCGGAAGAGATAAAATGTTcaatgaagtcattatttttgttttctttgtgcacaaaaagtattcctacagcttcgtaaaattaaagttgaacccctgatgtcacatgcatCATTTTATCAatgtccttgctacatttctggaccttgattgtGGTAATTACAttgttgtctatgcagggtcagaaagctctgggaattcatcaaaaatatcttaatttgtgttttgaagaccgaggtcttacaggtttagaCAGACATGAaggcgagtaattaatgacagaattttcatttttgggtgaactatccctttaatatcagTCCCAACTAATACTCGTTTGCCCACTCAGTTTTAAATTATTGATCATTGCTTAGCTAATTATAATTTAGCAACACAAGAAGTTTTCAGTTgtcaatattttagttttaaaccTAGTTAAAATTAAGTGAAGCTTAAATATTTGACTTTGAAGagtaaagcattttaaaaagcaAAAGATGCAAACAGACCTCAACCGCTACAAACATCAAAATCATATACCACCTACTTCTTTCATGCACTGCCCCAAGCTTACGAAGCcctaaaactattttttattttttgtggccaGTGTAGCATTGTAGTACCATTCACCGAGCTGATCCCCTCAGtgtacagatactcccaaaaacaGATACTCCCAAAAGATAAGACATTCCACACATTTTGTTTCAACAGATAGCATACAAACCTTGTGAACAAGAAGTACACTTTTGCAGGTTTAAAAAGAATACTACTTTCAGAAATTATAATCATGTTTTCAAACACTTCttcatgagtgagtgagtgaaagtgatattcagccaagtatggtgacccatactcagaattcgtgctctgcatttaacccatccaaagtgcacacacacagcagtgagcacacacacaccgtgaacacacaaccagagcagtgggcagccatttatgctgcagtacccggggagcagttgggggtttggtccttgctcaagggcacctcagtcgtgatattgccagcctgagatttgaacccacaaccctagggttaggagtcaaactctctaatcactaggccacaacttccccattgCAGTGTTAATTGCAATTTAAGgaaattattatagtttaaatttatattaaataaaattagctGAACTTTAGAGTGTTTCTTGTCTCTTATGTAGGACATgagtgcatttttatatttaatttcataattacttctgttgtctttgaaatatgcttAAAGTGCACGGCAGAATGCATTAACAAGCATTtgatggtaaactaaaatatactttaatgtcttGTAACTGGAAtgccatttatttaaatgtaagtgTAAGGACACATTTGAAATGAAGT from Carassius carassius chromosome 1, fCarCar2.1, whole genome shotgun sequence includes:
- the si:ch211-66e2.5 gene encoding hemicentin-1 produces the protein MKNNLFCFLSLSIIGIVSTDSCSLEISPSRVVVKFGDPVSVSCVASRPVRVLGWESVIAASQTQNDLSVQWRVDSLTDWIEEPICYGVFFTAPRQCEEKLNLVLYKKPDSVSINLVNHSSPVAEGREYQLQCEVQNVAPVQYLVLRWYRGKTEVYNHSFSELSPATPVQVSSTLLIVPNRADDGAQYRCEAQLELGAEGPQPPPTVQSDVLNIAVQYPPIFRRPEEETLDISVDSETVLDCTAEGNPPPVYVWSSSNLQEKADQPVLTAASLSPGLYTCTASNILGKKSKQFVIKHKSKVSFEIISGPQ